A region of the Vanrija pseudolonga chromosome 2, complete sequence genome:
GCTCTCTTCCCACGCCTACATCTTAGGAATATCACGCCAGAAGCAAATGCAAACCAAAGTGTCATAGAGCGAGCAAGGTCGTGTGTCAGGTGCCATGGAATCGGTCCGCGTGCTCAAGCGCCATTGGGCGCGCACCTCGTGTGTAAACGCCATTTCATACGACACTGTCTGGTCTGTCGACATGGGCATTCATCGGGGCCCATCAATGGCTGGACGGCCCAGCCCGATAATCTAACACAACGGGGCAACTATGTCCTCGAGAGGTTCTGGTACTGGgtagtcgtcgtctcgtACTCCTTGACAAAGAGGCGCTTCTGCTCCTTGATCATCCACCTGGTCGTGTCAGCTGGACTCGGAACAACTCTGCCGCCACTCACTTCATAATGTCGTTGATGTACTCGCGGAGAATGTTCAGCGACTCGGTGTCAATGTTGGTGTAGGCGATAAATGGGCCAAAATTGACTGGTGGGTCAGCAGAAGATAGTGCGACGTCGACCTACCGAAGAGGCGCaggaggtgctcggcgccgtagATCTCGCTCATTGGCTTGTCtcctgctgcgcgccgctgctcgacgtaTTGTGCGCGCTCGAACCGGTACAGCAGGTTGTTGCCCAGGGCCTTGTCAAAGTAGAGTGTGATGCCGGCTATGATCTCTGATAAGAGGGCGGTCGAGCGACTGGGCCAGGGGGTGAGCACGATCCGCCGCGTAAGCCACTAGAACTCACGCAGAGCGCTCCTTCTTCGTCGAGTTGACGTATTCCCTGtactcctcgagcagctcgtggACATTTGGCTTGCGCGGCAGAGTGACAAGCTGGTTGTTCTTGGTCACGTTCTCCCAGTCGTCTACCAACTGGAGCTTGAGCACGTCGGGGATGATGATCTTGACCTCTGGTCTCTTCAAGAACTCGGCCTCCTATACCACATCAGTTGGGTTCTCCAACATGTAACGCAAGTAGAACCCACCGTGTCAAGTCCAGTGTCGCGCCCGCGCTTCCGACTTCCCTCGCCCTTCTTCACCGGCTTGgtctccttgcccttgacaGATGGAGCGGGGCTCTCAACCGAAGGGGGTGGCTGAGGACGGTTCTTCTTCGtctgcgcctcgagcagcgcccGGCGTTTTGCGAACCCGGCCTCGTTCAACTTTAGGAGACGCATCTCCGGCACCCATTCGTCCCACCTGCGCGTGTTGTCAGCACGTTGAACAACCCCGCCCGCACACGCATCCACACATCCACTCACGTCTGCTTCCATCCCTTGTAGTGGATGAAGTAGTGAGGCCCTGTAGACCCTAAGAGAGTGTTGGACTCGTTCCAGTTCTCGGCAAGAAGAATCTGCAAGTTGAAGTACGTTGGTTGCGGGTGGATGACAAGACGCGTATATGTCAGCATAGCTCCATGCATCCAGCAGATAGCTGCCATCCAACGGCACCCAAAGCAGGAGGGGCACCATGGGCTCGTTGTGTCACTCACACGAGCCTCGTAGAGGAGTGGTCCATGGTAGGCGAGGACATATTCGTCGGTCGTGAACTGGTTTGGCTG
Encoded here:
- the EAF3 gene encoding Chromatin modification-related protein EAF3 yields the protein MATNANHQPNQFTTDEYVLAYHGPLLYEARILLAENWNESNTLLGSTGPHYFIHYKGWKQTWDEWVPEMRLLKLNEAGFAKRRALLEAQTKKNRPQPPPSVESPAPSVKGKETKPVKKGEGSRKRGRDTGLDTEAEFLKRPEVKIIIPDVLKLQLVDDWENVTKNNQLVTLPRKPNVHELLEEYREYVNSTKKERSARSTALLSEIIAGITLYFDKALGNNLLYRFERAQYVEQRRAAGDKPMSEIYGAEHLLRLFVNFGPFIAYTNIDTESLNILREYINDIMKWMIKEQKRLFVKEYETTTTQYQNLSRT